A section of the Citrobacter farmeri genome encodes:
- a CDS encoding DUF2778 domain-containing protein, translated as MIQCTFRLNGNGLSNLSCPGIGFFPAYSGYEGTHRNNPASVNVPNAGPLPPGKYYIVSRPSGGLRTMIQDWAATQYTGSDRSVWFALYREDGKIDDWTFIDKVERGHFRLHPAGYKGVSEGCITLPGTAHFAVLREALLRTPTMQVSATLAGYGTVQVY; from the coding sequence ATCAAACCTCAGTTGTCCCGGTATTGGTTTCTTTCCCGCGTATTCAGGCTATGAGGGTACTCACAGAAATAACCCTGCCTCCGTGAATGTTCCGAATGCAGGCCCGTTACCGCCTGGCAAATACTATATTGTCAGCCGCCCGTCTGGAGGCCTCAGAACGATGATTCAGGATTGGGCAGCTACGCAGTACACCGGTTCAGATCGATCGGTCTGGTTTGCGCTGTATCGGGAGGATGGAAAAATTGATGACTGGACGTTTATAGACAAGGTGGAGCGCGGCCATTTCCGGTTACACCCGGCAGGCTATAAAGGCGTTAGCGAAGGCTGTATAACGCTGCCTGGCACGGCGCATTTTGCTGTACTGCGGGAGGCGCTTTTGAGAACCCCTACGATGCAGGTAAGCGCAACGTTGGCCGGATACGGCACGGTACAGGTTTACTGA